A single Tamandua tetradactyla isolate mTamTet1 chromosome X, mTamTet1.pri, whole genome shotgun sequence DNA region contains:
- the CITED1 gene encoding cbp/p300-interacting transactivator 1 isoform X1 produces MERTAQQLQLAASPPTNLSNFCQGSEMPTMSRPALDVKGGTSPVKEDANQEMSSLAYANLGVKDRKAVAILHYPGVASNGTKASGAPTSSSGSPSPISSPTATPPTKPPPFNLHPAPHLLASMQLQKLNSQYHGMAATVPGQPGEVGSLPNWSFGAQAGGAGLLSPSTGAQSPAIIDSDPVDEEVLMSLVVELGLDRANELPELWLGQNEFDFTADFPSGC; encoded by the exons CACAACAGCTCCAGCTGGCAGCATCACCTCCTACCAATTTATCCAATTTCTGCCAAGGCTCTGAAATGCCAACTATGTCGAGGCCTGCACTTGATGTCAAGGGTGGCACCTCACCTGTGAAGGAG GATGCCAATCAAGAGATGAGCTCTCTGGCCTACGCTAACCTGGGGGTGAAAGATCGCAAAGCAGTGGCCATTCTGCACTACCCTGGGGTAGCCTCAAATGGAACCAAGGCTAGTGGGGCTCCCACTAGTTCCTCGGGATCTCCTTCTCCAATAAGCTCTCCTACTGCCACCCCTCCCACTAAACCCCCACCCTTCAACCTGCACCCTGCCCCTCACCTGCTGGCCAGTATGCAGCTGCAGAAACTTAATAGCCAGTATCATGGGATGGCCGCCACTGTTCCCGGCCAACCTGGGGAGGTAGGGTCCCTGCCAAACTGGAGCTTTGGGGCTCAGGCGGGAGGGGCGGGATTACTTTCTCCCTCCACTGGTGCCCAGAGCCCTGCTATCATCGATTCGGATCCAGTGGATGAGGAGGTGCTGATGTCACTGGTGGTGGAATTGGGACTGGACCGAGCCAATGAGCTTCCAGAGCTGTGGCTGGGGCAGAATGAGTTTGACTTCACCGCGGACTTTCCGTCTGGCTG
- the CITED1 gene encoding cbp/p300-interacting transactivator 1 isoform X2 — MPTMSRPALDVKGGTSPVKEDANQEMSSLAYANLGVKDRKAVAILHYPGVASNGTKASGAPTSSSGSPSPISSPTATPPTKPPPFNLHPAPHLLASMQLQKLNSQYHGMAATVPGQPGEVGSLPNWSFGAQAGGAGLLSPSTGAQSPAIIDSDPVDEEVLMSLVVELGLDRANELPELWLGQNEFDFTADFPSGC; from the exons ATGCCAACTATGTCGAGGCCTGCACTTGATGTCAAGGGTGGCACCTCACCTGTGAAGGAG GATGCCAATCAAGAGATGAGCTCTCTGGCCTACGCTAACCTGGGGGTGAAAGATCGCAAAGCAGTGGCCATTCTGCACTACCCTGGGGTAGCCTCAAATGGAACCAAGGCTAGTGGGGCTCCCACTAGTTCCTCGGGATCTCCTTCTCCAATAAGCTCTCCTACTGCCACCCCTCCCACTAAACCCCCACCCTTCAACCTGCACCCTGCCCCTCACCTGCTGGCCAGTATGCAGCTGCAGAAACTTAATAGCCAGTATCATGGGATGGCCGCCACTGTTCCCGGCCAACCTGGGGAGGTAGGGTCCCTGCCAAACTGGAGCTTTGGGGCTCAGGCGGGAGGGGCGGGATTACTTTCTCCCTCCACTGGTGCCCAGAGCCCTGCTATCATCGATTCGGATCCAGTGGATGAGGAGGTGCTGATGTCACTGGTGGTGGAATTGGGACTGGACCGAGCCAATGAGCTTCCAGAGCTGTGGCTGGGGCAGAATGAGTTTGACTTCACCGCGGACTTTCCGTCTGGCTG